In Desulfosudis oleivorans Hxd3, the DNA window TCTCCTGTTCTTCTGATTAATATAGGTGGTTATTTTTCGAGAAAAGGAATGAATTTAGGCGGAAAAAGATTGAAATTGTTAGGGGTACTATATGCGGGACCACAACACACAGCAACTGGTGAAATAGAAATTATAAATGTTCCTACAAAGCAGCAGCCTATTGCGGTTTCACGTATACCTAGTAATTTAGGCATAGTTATAAAATCTGAGAAACTCTTAGATTTTGAAAACAGCTTTTCTTAATGTCTAACCTCGCTGGTGCAGGGGACGGCCAAAAGCGCGCCGCCCCTGACCAGCCCGTTATGTGAAAATTGAAGTGCAATCAATACGATCGGAGATAAAATATGAGACTTAAAAAAGCCAGAGTTCAAAATTACCGAAGCATCATAGACTCCGGTCTATTTGATATCGAAAAATTAAAGACAATATTAGTCGGCCCAAATGAAGCTGGCAAAACAGTTCTCCTTAAAGCGCTACAACAGCTTAGCAAGCCAAGTGATGTCGAAGGATTTGATGTATTACGCGATTATCCAAGGTCAAAATACAACGACATTACTACTGGAATTGTTGATCCATCAACGGTAACCGTAGTAACTGGTTATTTTGAATTAGAGGATGAAGACAAAGAGTTAATTCCAGAATCATTTCATAATTGCCAGTATAAATTATATAGAAATCTCAACAATAAAGGCTATCACAGTCTAATAAATGCACCTGAAAAAATTACATTTGGAGTTTTAAAAAAGAATTTTTCCAGAATGATTACACACATGGATAAGCAAGTCGTTCCTGTGGAAGGTGATAAGGAAGTTATAAAACCTAGTGATTCATTTAAAGCAATATCGTCAGAATGGAGCGATAATAAAATAATAGATGACGAATCTGCCAAGTCATTAAAATCTTGGTTAGATGAAAATTATGAGTATGTAGAAGAAGAAAATGAAAAAGAAGAATCACGACACGCAGAATTGCTTGAATTAATTCAAAATAACGCAAAACACGATGAAGTATTAAAAATATTGGACAAAAGAACGCCTGTATTCATTTTATTCAATAACTACTTTAAAGTTAAGCCATCAGTGCATTTAGGGCATTTGGCGCAAAGAGTTGAACAAAATATCCTTGACGACGAGTATTACGACTATGGAAATTTATGCTTATTGAAACTGTTGGGATTTACTCCAAAAGAATTAGCAGATTTGGGTAATGCTCAAAGCCCGAAAATCAATGAAAAGGAGGCTTTAAAAGAATATAAGGACAAGCTGGACAAAAGAAGTTATCAACTAAATGCTGCAAGCGTAAGGTTAACGAATGAAATTTGTTCAGCATGGTTGCCGGACTTAAAAAGATCAGAAGCAGATAAACTTAAGATAACAGCAGATGGGCAATATTTAAAAGTCGTTGTTGAAGATGATCTTGGTGTCGATATCGAGTTAGATCAAAGATCAGAAGGGTTTCAGTGGTTAGTATCTTTTTTCGTAGTGTTTTTCTCTGAAGCCATGGATAAACATGACAACGCAATATTGTTATTGGATGAGCCAGGAATGAGTTTACATGGTCTAAAACAAAGAGAGTTCAGAAAAACTATTTCGAGGCTTGCAGAAAAAAACCAAACTATTTTTACCACACACTCACCATTCTTGGTGGGTCCTGAAGAGCTTGACATTGTTCGTGTTGTTGAACTTGAAAACAGAACAGTTGGGACAATAGTCCACACAACAATTTCTTCTAGCGACCCAGCTGGATTGTTGCCGCTCCAGGAAGCACTCGGTTACGATCTCGCTAATAGTTTGTTTTCACAGCAAAGAAATTTGATTTTGGAAGGCATTACTGACTATTGGTACCTTGAAGCAACTTCTGAATTACTGAAAGAAGCAAAAATATGTATCTTAAATGACAAAATAGCTTTGGTTTTTGCCAACTCCGCAGGGAAGGTCGTATATTACGCCACTATTTTGCATGCACATCATCTTAAAGTCGCTGCACTTTTAGATTCTGACGCAGCTGGTGACCAAGCTGCACAACAAGAAAACCTCGTACATGCTTTAGGGAATAAAAACATACTCAGAACAAAAGATTTCTGTAATGGAGTTTCAAAGCCTGAGATTGAAGATATGCTTCGGGAAACACTCATCTTAATTGTAAAAGAAGAGTTTGGCAAAGACACCTCAAAAATTGCACAAAAACAACCAACAAGGCCAATAATCGACTTGTTTGCAGATGAAGTAAAAGATTTCTCTAAGTATAGATTAGCAAAATCATATGTCCGCTGGACAAGAAACCATGACGCAAAAGATTTAACCAAAGACGAACAACAAAATTGGAAAACTTTGATTGAAAACATTAATAAGGCTCTAAAATAATTGAACAATCACATAGCAATTTCATGCACCAGATGGCGAGAAAGGCGGCGGCGCTGACGCGGCAAGTTCACTGGCGCCACTGGCGATGAATAGCGTTAGAATGACCAGGGAGGAACGATGAGTTTACCTCCAGATTCAACTCTCGATGACGTAAAGGTCCGGATACGGGAATCTGTCAAAAATCCAAATGTGGGTAAGACGGAGCAAGCCGTTCTCAAAGAAGGCCCGAGAGCGTTCAGGCTCGCAACTCTCTTTGAGATTATGAATCCAGAAAGCGGCGAGATACATCACTACTCGCTAAGAATTGATAGTATCAATCGAAAGAAAGCCGGGTGGTTTTATAAACCTGAAAAATCTGTTTCGCTCGAAGGGCAAAACCCGAATGAAATAGAACGGCTGTTCCGATTTCTACGTGCACATCTGGAAGGCAAACTCTCTGTAACCACAGGTGATTTGCATATTATTCGGTCAGAGGAGTACGAAAAACTCGAAAGATTAATTGATTTGATCCCGAATCTGTCTTCCCCTGACATGGTTGAGCTTGTTAAGCTTATTATTCCGCGTATTAAAGACGCTGGCGATTATATGCCGAAGTTTATTGAAGCCTTCGAGTGCGCCGACCCCCAAACTTTGGATCATGTCGCGGTTGCTACTCGTTTTGTAAAACATAAACAGGCATATGATCAGCTCAAGCGCTTTGTGAAATCAGGCCATGCCTCTGAAAGTGAATTCCAGGATCTTCTCGCAAAGAATCCATGGATGTTCGGCAGTGAGTATAGCGAACTTCTTGACAGGCGTACTTGGACTCGTGATGATAATTTGGACTTCATGCTTCGCCGAACATCAGATAACTATTTAGAGATCATAGAGATTAAGACCCCATTTGATGAACCTCTTTTTCTTCGCGACAAATCCCATGACAGCTACTACACATCGTCTAAGTTGTCACCAGTCCTTGGGCAGGTGATTCGTTACATCTCCGAGATTGAACGCAGCAGAGATTCAATCCTAAGCAAAGACGAATGCGACACCCTCAAAATACGTGCTAGAATAATTGCTGGTCGTGATGGTTCACCAAATCATCAAGAAGCTTTGCGCAACTTCAACGCTCATCTACATAGGATAGAGGTAATAACCTTTAATCAGCTTGTGAGGATTGCAGGTAGGGTACTTAATATCTTTGAGGACGATTCTTTTTCCTTCGAGGCCTGTACAGAAGATTCGGTAAACGAAGACATACCATTCTAACCAATCGGATTAACTCTGATCCAAAAAGCTGTCGCTTTTTGTCCAGGTTATCCGAGACGTTGGCCGGGAGAAGAGAAAATAACCGATGGAATCGCAGGTCATATCAAAAAAACGGGTTGCTAATCATGGTGAGGTGTTGACCGGAAACCGTGAGGTCAACGCCATGCTCGATCTGGTGAAGCAGGAAACGGAAAGGATTGAATCGCGTTTTCTTGAACCGGCTTGCGGCACCGGGAACTTTCTGGCCGTGATCCTGGAAAGAAAATTGGCGGTGGTCGAGAAGCGATACAGCAAGTCGCAACTGGACTTTGAGCGTTACGCCGTTCTTGCCGTTTCATCTATCTATGGCGTTGATATCCAGAAAGATAATGTTGAGCACTGCCGGCAACGGCTCTTCGGGATATTTGATCTGGTCTATCTGCGGTTGTTCAAACACAAGACGAACGACGATTGCCGGGCAGCGGTGCGTTTTATTCTTGAGATAAACATCGTCTGGGGCGATGCCCTCGATTTTAAGACCAAAGACGAGCCCCGGGTGCCGATTCGCTTCTCCGAGTGGTCGCCGGTAAACGGCAGCATGCTTAAGCGGCGGGATTTCATGTTGTCGTACCTGGTGGAAAAGCAGCATCAAATGCTGCTGTTCAGCGACGAGGGCAATGTCGCCGACTTAAACGAGCCCATCAGGGAATATCCCCCGATCCACTTCCTGGAGATCGCCCATGCTCAACAATAGCGGCTACAACCCCGACGTGCTTTCCTGCATTGCCAACCTGAGCAGTGACGAGGTGTTCACGCCCCCGCAACTGGCCAACGGGATTCTGGACCTGCTTCCGGAAAAACTCTGGTCCGACAA includes these proteins:
- a CDS encoding AAA family ATPase, translated to MRLKKARVQNYRSIIDSGLFDIEKLKTILVGPNEAGKTVLLKALQQLSKPSDVEGFDVLRDYPRSKYNDITTGIVDPSTVTVVTGYFELEDEDKELIPESFHNCQYKLYRNLNNKGYHSLINAPEKITFGVLKKNFSRMITHMDKQVVPVEGDKEVIKPSDSFKAISSEWSDNKIIDDESAKSLKSWLDENYEYVEEENEKEESRHAELLELIQNNAKHDEVLKILDKRTPVFILFNNYFKVKPSVHLGHLAQRVEQNILDDEYYDYGNLCLLKLLGFTPKELADLGNAQSPKINEKEALKEYKDKLDKRSYQLNAASVRLTNEICSAWLPDLKRSEADKLKITADGQYLKVVVEDDLGVDIELDQRSEGFQWLVSFFVVFFSEAMDKHDNAILLLDEPGMSLHGLKQREFRKTISRLAEKNQTIFTTHSPFLVGPEELDIVRVVELENRTVGTIVHTTISSSDPAGLLPLQEALGYDLANSLFSQQRNLILEGITDYWYLEATSELLKEAKICILNDKIALVFANSAGKVVYYATILHAHHLKVAALLDSDAAGDQAAQQENLVHALGNKNILRTKDFCNGVSKPEIEDMLRETLILIVKEEFGKDTSKIAQKQPTRPIIDLFADEVKDFSKYRLAKSYVRWTRNHDAKDLTKDEQQNWKTLIENINKALK
- a CDS encoding Shedu anti-phage system protein SduA domain-containing protein encodes the protein MSLPPDSTLDDVKVRIRESVKNPNVGKTEQAVLKEGPRAFRLATLFEIMNPESGEIHHYSLRIDSINRKKAGWFYKPEKSVSLEGQNPNEIERLFRFLRAHLEGKLSVTTGDLHIIRSEEYEKLERLIDLIPNLSSPDMVELVKLIIPRIKDAGDYMPKFIEAFECADPQTLDHVAVATRFVKHKQAYDQLKRFVKSGHASESEFQDLLAKNPWMFGSEYSELLDRRTWTRDDNLDFMLRRTSDNYLEIIEIKTPFDEPLFLRDKSHDSYYTSSKLSPVLGQVIRYISEIERSRDSILSKDECDTLKIRARIIAGRDGSPNHQEALRNFNAHLHRIEVITFNQLVRIAGRVLNIFEDDSFSFEACTEDSVNEDIPF
- a CDS encoding type III restriction endonuclease subunit M, with the protein product MESQVISKKRVANHGEVLTGNREVNAMLDLVKQETERIESRFLEPACGTGNFLAVILERKLAVVEKRYSKSQLDFERYAVLAVSSIYGVDIQKDNVEHCRQRLFGIFDLVYLRLFKHKTNDDCRAAVRFILEINIVWGDALDFKTKDEPRVPIRFSEWSPVNGSMLKRRDFMLSYLVEKQHQMLLFSDEGNVADLNEPIREYPPIHFLEIAHAQQ